GATCTGTGCTCCATTGACTTGGTTCGCTGGAGAACACTTCTCTGGCCCACATTCAGTGCCCCTTCAGCCACGTGGCCTCCATTCAGCAGTCGAGAAAGGGCGTACTCGTGGGTCTTTACGCGCACCTGCAACCAACCCCCGTGGTTCTCACCCCTCCGCCTCTCCACGCCCCTCTCACCCTGCGAGGCTCCCCGGAGGCCGGAAAAAAAAGCTGTCCTTTGAATCGCGTCACccttcgtcgcgactgagccaGCCGACTCGTTGACTGCTCGCTGAGTGCGTTGATAGGGTCGCGATGATAGTCAAGGGTGACTGAGGGTGAGATGCTATTTTTTTTTCGGCGCCCCGTTTTGTTACGCTTGTCTCCGCGGCTGTGGGGTCCTGGGGATAATCGTGGGGGTGTGGGTCTATCGAAGGAGTCGATGAAGCTGTAGGTGGGACGAACCTTCCTCTTTTCAGCAAATATAGAGAGTCGCGAAGGGGTGGGTTTATACTTTCAAACCCTGCTGCGTCTGTCTTGTGAAATATGCTAGAGTATCGTTAGCGCCAGGCCTATTTCGAATCTACTTTTGGCCCACTTCGGCCACCCCTTCGAGCAGCATCGACACGACCCACTTGGAGACCTCTTTGGGGCCTGCCTTCAGCCAACTCGAGGCCTACTTCGATCCTATTTTCAACTTGCTCTTAGCCTGCATGCCTGCTTATCAGGCTTAGTTCGAACCCACTTCGTATCTAGCTCAGTTCCTTTCCATCCACCTTGCCGTACCCACCGATCGACTCTTCCCAGAAACCATTTACCATAATCTAAACCACCCCGAGTCGCAGTGGCTATCAACGTGCTCCGTTAGATCGCGATTCTCCTTTCCCTCGCCAAACATCACCACCCTTTCTTCAACCCCGCTTACACTTTTCTCGTCCATCAAAACTCCACCTTCGACCACCGTAAAAATTCGCATCCAATGCGCTCCAGCGCGACTGGTCCCCCTCGAATCGTTTTCAATTACCCTCGAGGGTGGAACGAGCGTCTTGCCTCTCTTAATTAGCAGTCACCCCGACTGCGGTTGTTTAATAATTGTTCGGACCGCGCCTTAGACCGCTCTCGAGGTCGCGCGAACTTGGACACCACGGTGTTGCCCTTGCGATAATTATCAATCAAGAAGCCCTTAATCGAACCTGTCCGTTCTTCGTCCGTCTGAAAAAAAAACCGCTCGAGTCTAGGGCAATGGAAGAGCAAAAATGGGGAATAAATGGCCGCGACGCCGCGGGAAGGGAACCCACGAAAAATGCCTGGCAGCCGCGCGGCACGCAAGGCCGTGTATTTTTAACTTGAGTACCTTCCGGCAACCCTGGCCGGGATCAATACCACCGGCAACCCCGTCGTCGTGTAGTACTACTGGTGGCAGAAAGGGTGCAGCGGGGGTTTAACCTACATATCCAGCCCACGGCTGCCGGAGAAGCTCGCTGGAACGAAAACATTTTCCCTGCGGATGGTGGATCGCGTCGAGTGGACGAGGGGTGGGGGTGGTAGGAAGGGTGGCGTTGCAGCCACTGCTTCCGTTTCTTGGCAAGTATCGACGGCTCTTGAGGGGCGAGTTTCGCCGCGTCTCGAAAGTGGCTGATACGCGGCGATGTATGAGGGACGCGGATGGGGCTACTTGGTGGAAACGGTTTTGGTAATTTCTATAGGAGATTGTCTGGTAGTGATAGATTTTCAGTTCTTTCCTTTTCTATATCGGACGACTTTTGTATTTTATATTGATCTTCCTTTGACGCGAATGTTTTTCTTCTTGTTCCTGATAGTTAGGTTGTTTCTGAAAGGATAAACATTACTATCGTTAGTCGATGGTTAGAGTTTTGTGATTGTTGCTTCGGTGGGTAGACGTATTCTTTCGCGTTCGAAGCACACCCAGAACTGGTGAAATTACAAGTCTCGCAACCACGAAGACCTGCGTCGCGTAATTGAAAAATACCTGTCGCTGTATTTCGACGAAGGAGGGACGAAACTCGCCACCGTACGACTTCGCTGCGACAGGGGGACGAGAAAAGGAAGAACGAAACGATCCGACGCCGCGAACGTTTCCTCGTATAACGTCGCAAAATGGCCGCTCGGGCAGTGGCTGCTCCTTGGAAACTCGTCCGTGGCTCTTTTCTCGCAAGATCGCGGGAGAAGGAGAAGGGAAACAACGCCGGATTGGAATCAAGCCCCGAGAAACGGACTCGCAGGACGTAGTCAAGCGCCTCGACGGTCGTCCAGCGATGCTCGAGGGGTGTGCACGACTGTGGACGACGCTCGAAGCAGAACGCCGAGGAGAGACAAGGTGGAACGAACGGACTGCGTtccaagagaaagaaaaacggaAGCAGACTGGATGCctatgaaagagagagagagagagaagagaaaaagaagcgGAGTAAACGAGGGGGGCTGGAActggaaaaagaaaaaggaagacaAGGAGAGTAAAGAAGCAAGTTTCGCTCGTGAAGAGGACAAGGATAAAGAGTATAGAACGGTCTCAAAAGGAAGAGAGGGGTGAAGAGTGACTAAAAGTGCGGCTCTCGAGGACAAAGAGAGTGAAGAGCAAAAGAAACGGATGGAGCAGGATAAAGATAAAGGGACACAAAGGGGAAGGCTTTCGCTCTCGATGCCATCCGAGTTCAGAGGGCAACTTTCGCAATTGCGAGGAGATGCCGTAGCCCGTGGAGGACGGCCACTTGGCCAGTGGAGTAAGGGCGCTACCTTTTATTGGGCGGTTCGTTCCAGGGTAATCGCGTGACCAGCTGAATATTCCTACCGATACGCGCTCGATCGTCGTGGAATGGAgtacgcgttcggaatcggaCCGTGGGACGGACTCGACCGGctgctttctctctctttctctcgtccaAGCGAGTTTCACGGAGGACTTTTAGCTGGTCGCTCGAGCGGAAATGGGGATCTTAAGGAAGTTACCGAGTCTGAGTGCCTCTCTGTGTCCGTCGAGCATTTTTGTCGGGAGGCAGGTGAACGTGGCGcgggtttttctttttttcttctgcaGACAGGGATCAATTTTTGGAGGTTCGACGGAGATGCTCGTCTCGTTCGGGAGACGATCCTCGCGAGACAATTACGGGGGTTGGTTTTTCGCGATGTTGCGCAATGTCGTGCAACCGGGGCGTGGTCTCTCTGTGCATATACTCGAACATTTCTTCGAAATCCATTCGAAGAAGAATGCTATTCCAGCGCAATTGCTAGGAACAATCAAAGCATTAACCTCATAAACTTAATTAGAAATAACGCGAAAAAATGAATATATTCGCAGTACTATTGATTCCTCGAACGGAGCGCTCTACGAACATGCACTCCGACCAACAACTAATTAAAATCACGATATTTATCGTAACACAAATGTTAAGTTCCAAAATTACAAAGTCCCTCGGAATATATCAACGTCTGTGCAAAGCTTCGTCTTGTCTGTATCACAGCCAACCAAGTAAAACTTCTTGAAAGGCGCAGAACAAGACGCACTCTGTCGAAGCCGATCGATCATTAAAATTTCGCGCGGCAGGTGAATCGCGGGCCGAATTACCGCGCGGATAAAGCGAGAAAGGGTCGCGGGTACTCAGATAAGAGGGCTTTGTCGCGAGCCGCGGGAAGCCCCGGGTAGGCATTATGCGAATACGTCGGAAACGATTGGCTCCCGCGCGACCGTGTTCGACGAACGCGGGGGCGAGGACGCGGGCCGAGAAACCGGAAGCACCGTTCCGTTTCAATGCGCGATCGTGAAAAGGAGCCGATAACACGGCCCCGGCCCGGGTAAAAGCGACCGCCTTTCGAAGATACTCTTTTAATGTGATTTCGCACCAGCTGAAAACCACTCGAACGGCCGATAGAGAGCTGGGCTCCTTTGTGCGTCGCCCGCGAATTTCTATGCGCGGCTTTTCCTCGCTCGAGGCTCGTTACAGGATGCTGCTGCTCCGTTCGAGCCCTCCACGGATTCGCGAACCCAGCGAGGAGCAGGGAATTGTACTCGATTTCTCGAGAGGTGGCACGATCGATCGAACGGTCACTGAAATTCGCTGGTGACATCAACGAGAAACGATAGAATCGGAAGGATTCTCATCGATCTTGAACCAGTGAATAATCGTAGAGCGTTTCGTAGAGATATTTACCTTTCGAGGACAAGAATTTcgttaatttaaacagcgagttgcCCTAAGATATGCCCCGATTCTCCTTCGCGAAGGAGAGCCGACTTAACCGAGCTAACGATCCATCTCCCTTTCATGTTACAGTCTGAACGAGAACCGAGAGAGCCGCGAGACGTCGACCAGCCAATACCAGAGCGAAAGTATTCGACGCCACGGTCGACACCCCCGTCGTCTAGTGGCGCATCGTCGAGGAGCCGCGCGGTGTTGTCGGCAAGACGGCCGATCGTGCGAACCAGCTGAGTGCTATTCGACGGCCGCGAGGACCAGCAACAGCCCAAAGATTCTCCCAGCAAAGGGCAAGATGCACATCGAGGTGCAGGTGGCGCTCAActtcgtgatatcgtatctgtaCAACAAGCTGCCCCGCAGACGGGTGAACATCTTTGGCGAGGAGCTGGAGAAGGCGCTCAAGGACAAGTTCAAGGGCCACTGGTACCCGGATAAACCGTTCAAGGGGTCCGCGTTCAGATGCCTGAAAACGGGCGACCCCGTGGACCCAGTGTTGGAGAGGGCCGCGAAAGAGAGCGGCGTGCCCATCCAGGACATCCTCGAGAACCTTCCAGCGGAGTTGGCCGTCTGGGTGGACCCTGGCGAGGTCAGCTACCGCATCGGCGAGATGAACGCCGTCAAGATCCTCTACTCTGAAACTGGAGACCCTCACGACGAGAGCTCGGCTGATCGCGAGGTGACCAAGACGTTCAACCCTGAGGCCCAGTGCTTCAGGCCGATCGAGGCCGTTGGCACGTCCCTGGGCGGGCTCAGCCTCAGCCCCAAGTCGACGTCCCCGTTCCCGAGCTCGCTGGGCAGCAACGCGAGCAACGGCTCGTCGAACAACCAACAGAGCGGCCACGGTTCCGGTTCCTCGTCGGCGCCGTCGCCGACCCCTATCACTAGCTCGTTCAAGGGCTCCCCTAGTCCTGTCCCGGCGTTCATACCGCGCACCACCGCGCCGCTCACGTTCACCACCGCCACCTTCGCGCAGACCAAGTTCGGCAGCACCAAACTGAAGACCAGCAGCAAACGGGCGAACAGGTTGGTGGGCGATCGTTGGATACTTTTGTGAAAAGTGTGCGCTGGGACGTCTGTCCGTGGAATGCCCTTTCGGTGTCCGTTAGGTACGTCTGGGtgtttctaataccgcttacaCGTATCCGCGAGCACGGGATCGTGCAATTACAGTTCGATCGTAGAATTCGCGTCGAGTTCGTGGCGGCGCGTCGACCACGTCCGCGATAATTGTCGCTCGATAAACTCGCCGATTAGTACCCCCCGCGGCGCGCGATCCAAACACCGGAAGGGTTGAAACGGATAGACGGGCTACCGTAATCCCGAGACGGTAACCCGGCGAACCGCAAACAACCAGGTGAAACCATCAGCAGACCAGACGGATGAATCGCGCGTAATCGCGTTGCTTTCAGAATGTCCCCCACCGAGTTCTCGAACTACATCAAGCAGCGGGCCATGCAGCAACAGATccaccatcaccaccaccatcaacagcaccagcagcagcagcagcagcagcagcagcaacaacaacagcagcagcaacagcaacaacaacaacaacaggcgGCAGCCGGTGGTCTGCCAGTGTCGCAGAGCTCGCCGCGCAGTCGCAGCATATCGCCAGGCAGCATAGTGGCCGGTGCAGGGCAACAGCACACGGACCCAAGCGCGTACTTCTTCCAGCACGGCCCGTACCATCCCCAGTTCCCGCATCGCAACATCTTCGACTCGTCCAGCCACGGTGGCTACCTGTCCGCTGACCTCTACACAGGCGCCAACTTCCCGTCGTCCTACCTCGACCCGACGACGATCGCTGGCCACCAGTTCTACGGCGCGACCGTGAACGGAACCAGCAACGCGGCGGGCAGCAACGGGAACTCGCAGAGCGCTGGGACCCTCGGCCCAGTCGGATCCGCGGCGACGAACAGCAACGTGAACGCCGCGGGCCAGCAACAGGAGAAGACGGCGCTGGTCGAGGGACTGAACAACTTTGGGCTGGGCTCGGTCGCGCCGTACCCTGCCAGCCAGTACCAGCACCTCCTCGTGGCCAACTAATACCCCGCGCGAGCCGAGAACGAGCGTCTGGCGCGGCTCGAGTCGCGCCTGATCCTCTGCTGCTTCGCCGGATAGGAGGGAGGAGAGTCGGAGGATCGGCTGAGAGACCGGCCCGTAACACCATGCGACGACGTACCAGTCTCTCGAACGGGGCGTCGAGACGTTGTCCAGAGTCTAGCCTCCGTACCCCCGACAgacagacacacacacacacacacacatacacacaccacctGCATACGTACACGCAGACCCGTACATAGACACGCGTCCACCCTGATTCCGGTTGCACCATCCGATCCCCCGTGATCTGCTCGCCCGCCAAGTGTCTCCACTCCTGTCTCTCTCCGGCGAACGAGAGTTCAATATCCAGGAAGCTACCAGATTGAACCCctccacacacatacacacacacacacaccactATCACTTCAGCCCCAGGATCGGACAGAGCCGCTGAGCGTTCTTCGTCGCGGGAGCAACCGGACGCGGAGACTAGTTTTCTCGGTTTCGATCGAGGATTCCTGGAGGAGGACGAAACGGGCGAGACGGACGGCTTCAGCAGAGAGGAGCAGACACCGAGGACCGGATCGCCGTCGCGTGGACTCGAGAGGAGAGGcgatagagggagagagagaatgaggACGAGCGAGAGTGAGCGTGAGACTTTTGTAGAGCGTGGATTAGGCGCTTATCAGAGTCGGTTCGGAGTTTCGGTGCGCCTGTGTGCTGAAGCGTGCGCGTGCAACGCGTCCGAGGAGGCGATGAAGCGACAACGACGAAGAAGAGGACGAGGGAGTTGTTCGATGCGACGGGACCTCGCGAACGCGAACTTTGCGAATCGACCGGCGGAGGGTCCGCGTGTACCAAACCGTTCCTCGTCACCATCGGGAACGCGGACGTCTCCGATCGCGATGGCGCTAGGCGTCCGTTCGACGCGTGGCTGCTCCCTGTGTCGCGTTGGACCTGGATCAGCCATCTTGTAGCGGACAGGCTTGCCCGGGCAAGCGTACGATCGCCTGAAATGGAAACGGAGacggagaaaaaaagagaacgcTTTCTCTGTATCCCCGCGGGTAGAACGATTCGCGTGGATTCGGTTGCGAGAAAGATTTTCGAACGAACGAGGTCGAACGAAGCGCCATGCGGCCACACCTGGGACAGCGAAAAAGCCAAAAAAAAGTGAAACATACGGACACGCACGTGCGTGAGATATTCCACGCACAGGCCAGATTCACGATGCAAAACGGAAACACTCGCTCCCATCCATTTTACCTGGCTGACCCGTACAGATGTACTCGCTCTATACACACGCGCCCATATTCACGGATACACACACAAGTACACGTCCACATTTGTCACGGCCAAAAGACACGGAACGCCCTGGATCACTGGTGGCTCTGGTGACACCCAcgatttgacacgcagacacagaGACACGTATGCAAGCATAGACACGCGTCCCCGTCCGAGGGAGAAGGAAAAAGTAAAACACGAAGACAGACACAGAGACACGCGTACACTCGCACGCGACACGTACACCGACACGTAACACGCGCACACGTACACAAGAGGGCGGAGCGTGCGGACACCCTTAATATCGCGCACGACTTCACCAACACGTACACACAGATATTACCAATGagtaataatttattttttcaCTGGTATAGTCGGAGAATTGATAATGAATATATCTGTAGAGCCTATGTATTGTATATTCAAGATATGCACTCACTTCGCGGGTTCTCGCGAAACGGTGTAGGGACTGTCCGTAGCCGACTCTGTCGAAGCGTCGACGAACGAGCATCCCGGGTACGCTGAGAGTTGTACACGCACGGAACTTTTCCTGGTATCCTTCTTGTTCATTATTCAAACGGACAGCGCTATCGAGGAATCGAACagccataaaaaaaaaagaaagggagaaAAGGATAAGAAGCAACGGATACATGTAAAAGAAAAACGTGAAAAACAGAGCAAAAAATAGAAGAACGATCGAGACGTTCGAGGAACCGCGGAAAAGGGATTAAGAGGGGGGGATGTGGTAACACACGGCTGCCGGTGAGGCCCAGGGATTCTTTCTCGATCGAGTCGCAGATGGTGCTCGCGGTTCCATACCGTTCGGAAAACTCGTCCTCGGTACgattttacattttatttttataataaatgcAGTAGAGAGTAGGAGagataagaaaaaaaaacgtgaaaaatgTAAAGTAAAGGAGAGGAGAAGAAGGGAGTAGAAGGGAAAAAGGTAGAGTGGCGGCGTGTTCGCTTCGAACGAACGGGAATATGGCCGCGTTGCGTCGCTGCGTCGCCGTGTCAGCCCCGCTGCCATCAACCCCACGGACGCACCCTCTCGACGCGCCGATTTCTCGACTCGCGACTTGACGTGGAACAACGTCCACACCGTGGGGCCCAAAGTTCGCGATGGTCCTCGAACTTTCCTAATTCGAAGCAATCGAGCTCACGGCTCGTCCCGTTGCCAACGACTCGAGCGGATCCACCATTCGCATAACGTACCCGTCGCACAGTAGGTACATACGCGTTTCATCCCCTCTCGCATCGCATTAAGACACGTTATGTTCCACGATATACCTTCACACGAATCGAACGAACGTATATTATAATCTCGCCTCGaaattttgtaattttttatttttgtagaaACGAGAACATTTTCATCGCGGTTACACGAGGCTCGTCTCGTTGGCAATTGGCTGGTTTCGCACGCTCCCCCCCAAATCGATTGTCCGACACAGGATATCCCACAGGATGTTTGGCGATCGCTCGCGGTCGAGCGATGTTCGGAAGATGGCGGACAAAGGGCGCGTCGAGTGGGCGATGACAAAGCCGCGACGACGGGGGCTGTGGGAGCAGCGCGCGGCCGGCCGGTTCGCGTTCGCGGGATTAATTA
This is a stretch of genomic DNA from Xylocopa sonorina isolate GNS202 chromosome 8, iyXylSono1_principal, whole genome shotgun sequence. It encodes these proteins:
- the LOC143426173 gene encoding uncharacterized protein LOC143426173, with the translated sequence MHIEVQVALNFVISYLYNKLPRRRVNIFGEELEKALKDKFKGHWYPDKPFKGSAFRCLKTGDPVDPVLERAAKESGVPIQDILENLPAELAVWVDPGEVSYRIGEMNAVKILYSETGDPHDESSADREVTKTFNPEAQCFRPIEAVGTSLGGLSLSPKSTSPFPSSLGSNASNGSSNNQQSGHGSGSSSAPSPTPITSSFKGSPSPVPAFIPRTTAPLTFTTATFAQTKFGSTKLKTSSKRANRMSPTEFSNYIKQRAMQQQIHHHHHHQQHQQQQQQQQQQQQQQQQQQQQQQQAAAGGLPVSQSSPRSRSISPGSIVAGAGQQHTDPSAYFFQHGPYHPQFPHRNIFDSSSHGGYLSADLYTGANFPSSYLDPTTIAGHQFYGATVNGTSNAAGSNGNSQSAGTLGPVGSAATNSNVNAAGQQQEKTALVEGLNNFGLGSVAPYPASQYQHLLVAN